The following are encoded in a window of Conger conger chromosome 19, fConCon1.1, whole genome shotgun sequence genomic DNA:
- the aldh1l2 gene encoding mitochondrial 10-formyltetrahydrofolate dehydrogenase translates to MLWTANQFVRKFSTSTAYFQNKLRLALIGQSLFGQEVYTNLRKQGHKVVGVFTVPDKDGKADPLAVVAEKDGTPVFKFPRWRLKGKPIPEVVEAYKAVGAELNVMPFCSQFIPMNVIDHPTHGSIIYHPSILPLHRGASAINWTLIQGDKKAGFSVFWADDGLDTGPVLLQRECPVEPNDTVDSLYNRFLFPEGIKAMVEAVQLIADGKAPRIPQTEEGASYEGIQKRSNAKVNLAQPAAVIHNWIRGHDKVPGAWTVINGEPVTLYGSSMLSGGVPAGQPLAIEGASKPGLITSTGLVLFGSDDKTLLVKNLQFEDGKMIPASKYFSTGETASVELTDEEKKMAEEIKAIWQGILSNVPKIEDTTDFFKSGAASMDVVRLVEEIKQKCAGVELQNEDVYMATSFQDFIQMFVRRLRGEDQEEELIIDYATKDVNNMTVKMPHQCFINGAFTDAENGKTYNTVNPTDGSVICQVSYSSVADVDRAVTAAKEAFENGPWGKMNPRDRGRLLYRLADEMEEHQEELATIETMDSGAVYTLALKTHVGMSIQTFRYFAGWCDKIQGTTIPINQARPNHNLTFTKKEPLGVCAIVIPWNYPLMMLAWKSAACLAAGNTLVLKPAQVTPLTALKFAELTVKAGIPKGVINIVPGSGGLVGQRMSDHPDIRKLGFTGSTPIGKQIMKSCAVSNLKKVSLELGGKSPLIIFSDCDMDKAVRMGMSSVYFNKGENCIAAGRLFVEESIHDEYISRVVEEIKKMKIGDPLDRSTDHGPQNHKAHMDKLLEYCEIGRKEGATLIYGGQQVDRPGFFMEPTVFTDVEDHMFIAKEESFGPVMVVSKFKDGDVDGVLARANDTEFGLASGVFTRDISKAMYVSERLDAGTVFINTYNKTDVASPFGGFKQSGFGKDLGEEALHEYLRTKAVTVEY, encoded by the exons ATGTTGTGGACAGCTAACCAGTTCGTTAGGAAATTTTCCACAAGCACC gcgTACTTCCAAAACAAACTGAGGCtcgctctgattggccagagccTTTTCGGACAGGAAGTTTACACCAACCTGCGGAAGCAAGGCCACAAGGTGGTGGGCGTGTTCACCGTTCCGGATAAGGACGGGAAGGCAGACCCGCTGG CTGTGGTGGCAGAGAAGGACGGCACGCCCGTGTTTAAGTTCCCGCGCTGGCGCCTGAAGGGCAAGCCCATCCCGGAGGTGGTGGAGGCCTACAAGGCGGTGGGGGCTGAGCTCAACGTCATGCCCTTCTGCAGCCAGTTCATCCCCATGAACGTCATCGATCACCCGACCCACGGCTCCATCATCTACCATCCCTCTATCCTGCCCCTGCACCGCGGGGCCTCCGCCATCAACTG GACGCTCATCCAGGGGGACAAGAAGGCGGGGTTCTCCGTCTTCTGGGCGGACGACGGGCTGGACACCGGGCCCGTCCTGCTCCAGAGGGAGTGTCCGGTGGAGCCCAACGACACCGTGGACTCCCTGTACAACCGCTTCCTGTTCCCAGAGGGCATCAAGGCCATG GTGGAGGCGGTGCAGCTGATAGCAGATGGGAAGGCCCCACGCATCCCGCAGACAGAGGAGGGGGCGAGCTACGAGGGGATACAGAAGAGGTCCAACGCCAAG GTCAACCTCGCACAGCCTGCGGCGGTTATCCACAACTGGATCCGCGGCCATGACAAGGTGCCTGGGGCCTGGACCGTCATCAACGGAGAG CCCGTGACCCTGTACGGGTCGTCCATGCTGAGCGGAGGTGTTCCTGCAGGCCAGCCTCTGGCGATCGAGGGGGCGTCTAAACCGGGCCTCATCACCAGCACCGGTCTGGTCCTGTTCGGGTCCGACGACAAAACG CTCCTGGTGAAGAACCTGCAGTTTGAGGATGGGAAGATGATCCCAGCGTCCAAGTACTTCTCCACGGGCGAGACTGCCAGCGTGGAGCTGACAGACGAAGAGAAGAAGATGGCGGAAGAGATAAAG GCTATTTGGCAAGGAATTTTGAGCAATGTTCCAAAAATTGAGGACACAACCGATTTCTTCAAATCAGGGGCTGCGTCTATGGACGTGGTCAG ACTCGTGGAGGAGATTAAGCAGAAGTGTGCTGGGGTTGAGCTGCAGAACGAGGATGTATACATGGCCACTTCCTTCCAGGACTTCATTCAGATGTTTGTCAGGAGGCTGCGGGGGGAGGACCAGGAAGAGGAGCTTATCATCGACTAT GCAACGAAAGATGTCAACAACATGACCGTCAAGATGCCTCACCAGTGCTTCATCAACGGCGCGTTCACCGACGCGGAGAACGGGAAGACCTACAACACTGTCAACCCCACGGACGGCTCG GTGATCTGCCAGGTGTCGTACTCGTCGGTGGCCGACGTGGACAGGGCGGTGACAGCGGCCAAGGAGGCCTTCGAGAACGGGCCCTGGGGCAAGATGAACCCCCGGGATAGAGGAAGACTGCTGTACAG GTTGGCCGACGAGATGGAGGAGCACCAGGAGGAGCTGGCCACCATAGAGACCATGGACTCGGGGGCGGTCTACACGCTGGCCCTGAAGACCCATGTGGGAATGTCCATCCAGACCTTCAGATACTTTGCTGGCTGGTGCGACAAGATCCAG GGCACAACGATACCCATCAACCAGGCCAGGCCCAACCATAACCTGACCTTCACGAAGAAGGAGCCCCTCGG GGTGTGTGCCATCGTTATCCCCTGGAACTACCCTCTGATGATGCTAGCGTGGAAGAGTGCGGCCTGCTTGGCTGCTGGGAACACGCTGGTCCTGAAACCTGCTCAG GTGACCCCACTGACGGCGTTGAAGTTCGCCGAACTGACCGTCAAGGCCGGCATTCCCAAGGGCGTGATCAACATTGTGCCGGGCTCAG GCGGCCTGGTGGGGCAGCGCATGTCCGACCATCCCGACATCCGCAAACTGGGCTTCACCGGCTCCACCCCCATCGGCAAGCAGATCATGAAGAG TTGTGCGGTCAGTAACCTGAAGAAGGTCTCTCTGGAGCTGGGGGGTAAGTCCCCTCTCATCATCTTCAGCGACTGCGACATGGACAAGGCTGTGCGCATG ggcatgAGCTCCGTGTACTTCAACAAAGGAGAGAACTGCATCGCCGCCGGCCGACTGTTTGTGGAGGAGTCCATTCACGACGAGTACATCAGCAGAGTG GTGGAGGAGATCAAGAAGATGAAGATCGGCGACCCTCTGGACCGCTCCACGGACCACGGGCCGCAGAACCACAAAGCCCACATGGACAAGCTGCTGGAGTACTGCGAGATCGGGAGGAAAGAGGGGGCCACGCTGATCTACGGGGGACAGCAGGTCGACAGGCCAG GCTTCTTCATGGAGCCCACTGTGTTCACCGATGTGGAGGACCACATGTTCATCGCCAAAGAGGAGTCATTCGGGCCGGTCATGGTCGTATCGAAGTTCAAAGACGG GGACGTGGACGGCGTCCTGGCCAGGGCGAACGACACGGAGTTCGGCCTGGCGTCGGGCGTGTTCACGCGCGACATCAGCAAGGCCATGTACGTGAGCGAGCGGCTGGACGCCGGCACCGTCTTCATCAACACCTACAACAAGAC